One Solanum pennellii chromosome 9, SPENNV200 DNA segment encodes these proteins:
- the LOC107029497 gene encoding WRKY DNA-binding transcription factor 70-like, which translates to MDNSSTDLNRAIEGLIRGRELTRRLKEIIKKSGGEVENIMAEDLVAKILDSFSETLSVINNSDVVVATAVEVKSPEDYSSGSCKSSDRRGCYKRRKTSESDIKESSDLVDDGHAWRKYGQKQILNSTYPRHYFRCTHKYDQKCQASKQVQKIQDNPQRFRTTYYGHHTCKAFPRVSQIILDSPMDGNSNYISFDQNHTFPSIKQETKEEAVFRFYPKIEDQIQSSSSDYFLPNDHDHDHLTPATFEASGSRMTSPDVMSSGVYSSCTTTSNNDNLEIDIDFEEDLWNFDQV; encoded by the exons ATGGATAACTCATCGACTGATCTAAATAGAGCAATCGAAGGTTTAATTCGTGGTCGAGAATTGACTCGACGACTAAAAGAGATTATTAAAAAATCTGGTGGTGAAGTTGAAAACATTATGGCTGAGGATTTAGTTGCCAAAATTCTGGATTCATTTTCTGAGACTCTCTCCGTTATAAACAATTCTGATGTCGTCGTCGCTACGGCGGTTGAGGTCAAGTCGCCGGAAGATTATTCTAGTGGAAGTTGCAAGAGTTCAGATCGAAGAGGATGCTACAAGAGAAG GAAAACTTCAGAATCAGACATTAAGGAATCCTCAGATTTGGTGGATGATGGTCATGCTTGGAGAAAATATGGACAAAAACAGATCCTTAATTCCACTTATCCAag GCACTACTTTAGGTGCACACATAAATATGATCAGAAATGTCAAGCAAGCAAACAAGTACAGAAAATCCAAGACAACCCACAAAGATTTAGAACAACATACTATGGACATCACACTTGCAAAGCTTTTCCTAGAGTTTCACAAATAATATTGGATTCTCCAATGGATGGAAATTCTAATTATATTAGTTTTGATCAAAATCATACATTTCCATCAATAAAACAGGAAACAAAGGAGGAAGCAGTTTTCAGATTCTATCCTAAAATTGAAGATCAAATTCAATCATCAAGCTCTGATTATTTTCTTCCCAATGATCATGATCATGATCATCTCACTCCAGCAACATTTGAAGCCTCCGGCAGCCGTATGACCTCGCCCGATGTTATGTCATCTGGGGTTTACTCTTCTTGTACTACTACTAGCAACAATGATAATCTTGAGATAGATATAGATTTTGAGGAGGATCTTTGGAACTTTGATCAAGTGTAG